A genomic segment from Garra rufa chromosome 5, GarRuf1.0, whole genome shotgun sequence encodes:
- the LOC141335900 gene encoding uncharacterized protein yields MKYSSRLLFGLLLSCLCFRVTGSDEEEELSVIQSPSNITVNEGDSAQMSCCWNQIIHNVKIAWYINETKFPAVKQELQEQRTQNCSIINLTNILKNATGHYVCEVTQDIPFLKKEKGTATVISVNDRLLENKTVTVSDSPQTTQTTHSASDPPLPILPLSLAASIGLLTLCLAFSVCKMRKSCKKSERVVIHQTPHSEGEEHENMEEEEGSTGSSRGSLQWYQVPVYWSYFDLRRGEDK; encoded by the exons ATGAAGTATTCCTCCAGACTCCTGTTTGGGCTTCTCTTGTCATGCCTTTGTTTCAGAG tCACAGGTTCCGATGAGGAAGAGGAGTTGTCTGTGATTCAGAGTCCATCAAACATCACTGTGAATGAGGGAGATTCTGCTCAAATGAGCTGCTGCTGGAATCAAATCATACATAATGTTAAAATTGCTTGGTACATCAATGAGACAAAATTTCCAGCAGTAAAGCAGGAACTCCAAGAGCAAAGAACACAGAACTGTTCAATTATCAACCTTACAAACATACTTAAAAATGCTACAGGTCATTATGTTTGTGAAGTGACCCAAGACATACCATTTTTGAAAAAGGAGAAGGGAACTGCAACAGTCATATCTGTCAATGACAGACTACTAGAAAACAAAACAGTGACTG TTTCTGACTCGCCTCAAACTACTCAGACTACACACAGTGCATCAGACCCTCCACTTCCCATCCTGCCTTTGTCCCTGGCTGCTTCCATCGGCCTGCTGACCCTCTGCTTGGCCTTTAGTGTGTGCAAGATGAGAAAATCCTGTAAAAAATCAG AGCGGGTGGTCATTCACCAGACGCCACACAGTGAGGGTGAGGAGCATGAGAACATGGAAGAGGAGGAAGGTAGCACAGGCTCTTCTCGAGGATCCCTCCAATGG